In the genome of Candidatus Ornithobacterium hominis, the window TCGCCCAGATGGGAATTTAATTGTACCCGTTATCAAAAATGCTGACCAGTTTAGCTTAGTAGGGTTGACAAAAAAAATCAATGACTTGGCCTACAGAGCAAAGAACAATCAGCTAAAACCCGATGAAATAAAGGGTGGAACTTACACTGTTTCTAACATTGGAAGCTTTGGTAATATTTTGGGTACACCAATCATCAACCAACCAGAAGTTGCCATCATGGCAGTAGGTGCCATCGAAAAAAAACCTGCCGTCATCGAAACACCACAAGGTGACTTGATTGGGATTCGCCACAAAATGTACCTCTCTCACTCGTACGACCACCGCGTGGTAGACGGTGCTCTAGGCGGCATGTTTGTGAAACGTGTTTCAGATTATTTAGAGAATTTTGATATAAATCAAGAAATTTAAGCTTTATCTTACTTTTATGAAATCTCTTTTTAGTCATCAAATTGAAAAGAGATTTTTTTTAAGCCTTCAAAAATTAAGAATAAATATGATTTTTTTAAGGCTTTAAAAATTTTATCAAAGACTAATTTCTTTATCAAAATTAAATGAACTAAATTTAGTCTTTAATTAAATAATATTTACAATGAATAAAAGTACCGTTTGGAAGCTGATTCCTATGATGTTTAGCTTCTTCATCATGGGTTTTGTAGACTTGGTGGGCATTGCAACCAATTACATGAAAGAGGATTTTAAGCTGACCGAAAGCATGGCAGGGCTGCTACCATCTATGGTTTTTCTATGGTTTTTGATCTTTTCCATCCCTACAGGAATTTTAATGAACAAAATCGGACGAAAAAATACGGTTTTACTCAGTTTAGTCATCACTATTTTGGCGCTAGCCATTCCTTTTATTTCATATAATTACGGAATGATGTTGATTTTCTGCTGCCTTCTCGGGATTGGGAACACTCTACTACAAGTGTCACTCAACCCTTTGATTTCAAGCGTAGTAACTGGCGACAAACTAGCAAGCTCTTTAACTTTTGGTCAATTTTTAAAAGCAATTGCTTCTTTTTCTGCTCCCATCATTGCAGTTTGGGCAGCTACGTCTTTGAATGACTGGAAGCTATTGTTCCCTATTTTTATGGTTATTTCGATTTTAGCTGTAATTTTACTAGGCATCACCAAAGTCAACGAACCTGATAAAAGCATCAAAACCTCTTCGTTTTCTGATTGCTTTAAATTATTGGGTGATCAAACCATTCTACTTTGTTTTATAGGCATTTTATGTACCGTTGGGCTAGATGTTGGGGTAAACGTAATGGCACCTAAATTGTTTATCGAACGCCTAGGTTGGTCGATAGAAAAAGCTGGTTACGCAACGAGTGTTTATTTTCTTTTCAGAACGATTGGCAGTTTTTTAGGTGCATTTATTTTGGCTAAATTTTCTTCTAGAATTTTCTATATCATCAGTGTTGCTTGTATATTCATCGCACTTAGCCTTCTATTTGTAGCGCAAAATGATGCTATTTTATACTTTGACGTTGCCATTTTATACTCTGCCATTGCCATTATCGGGTTTGGGAACGCTAATTTGTTTTCAATTTTCTTCTCCAAAGCTTTATTAAACAAGCCAAATCATCAGAATGAAGTTTCTGGTTTGATGGTGATGGGCATTTCTGGTGGAGCAATATTTCCTTTATTAATGGGATTTGCAGCCGATGCTTTGCAGTCTCAAAACGCCGCTGTGATTGTGCTTTGTTTTACGGCTCTTTACTTTTTGGTAATGATTCCTAAATTAAAATCTGCTCCTTCTGAACTTAAGTAAAAAATAAAGTTCAATAGATTATAAACTAAAGCTGCTATTTCTCTAAGCAGCTTTTCTTTTCTCATTTTTTAAGAACTTATTTTAAATTTTATAATTTCACTAATCACCTGAGTCTGATTAACATCAAACTTCATAAACAGCTATTATTAGTTAGCGTTTAGATTTCTCCTCAATGAGAAAACTTTGAGTGGTTTGATGAAAATTATCTCAAAATTCATCTACATAACAAAAAATATTCATATCTCTGCCAAGGTTAATCATGAGAAATAGCTACTTAAATATTTGAATTTCAAAAAACTTAAATATACAGTTGTTTCTCTTTTTTATAAAAAAAACCTTAAAGCTTTAAACTTCAAGGTTTTTTTTAGTCAAATGAAATGATAAGGTTTTTATTTTCTGATTTTGTGCCCTGCCATTCCATAGAATAAGATGAACAAGAAACAAGGCAAGCATAGCCAATAAGCATTTTGCATACCAAAAGAATCTTTTAACCAACCAAATATCAATGGCAATACGGCTCCACCAGCGATAGCCATCGTTAGCAAAGATGCGCCTGTTTTTGTAAACTTCCCAAGACCATCCATCGCCAGCGGCCAGATGGCAGGCCACATAAGTGAACAACCTAACGCCATAAATGAAATAAAGTAAATCGAGTAAGCTGCAGGAGCTAAAACAACTGCTAAAGTACCAAAAATGGCTAGTAAAGAACAGATTTTCAGTGCTAAAGATTGCGTAATCACTTTTGGAATGAGAATTGCTCCGCAAATATACCCAATCACCATACCGATAGATGGGATAAAGGATGCTAATTCTCCAATTCTGAAATCTGAACCTAAAACTGTTTTATCATTGATTCCCAGCTCATTAGAGTAATCAACCATTGTCGCTAATGAAATTGTTTCTACCCCTACATAAAAGAATAGTGCTACTGCCCCCAAAATCAGATGCGGAAAATCAAAAATAGATTTTTTAGTTGCAAAGTTTGTTTCAGAAGCCAAAGTCAAATCTTCTTCATCTTCCCCTTTAGCTTTCACTTCTGGTAGCGGTGCGACCAAAGAGATAATGCCTAAAAGCAAAAATACACCTACAATGATGTAAAATGGTAATGCTAAGTCTGATGTTTCTACCAATTGGATCTCTTTACCAATCACGAAAGCCAAAAAGAGCGGTGCAATCGGCCAAGCCAATTTATTGCAAATCCCCATGATACTGATTCTTTTTGCGGCACTTTCTATCGGCCCCAAAATCGTTGCATACGGGTTTACCGAAGCTTGTAAATAGGCGTTTGCCGTACCACTGACGAATGAAGCAATTAAAAATAAAATGAAGCTTTCAGCCTTAGCAGATGGAATAAAAAGCCCAAAAGCCACAGCAAAAAGCAAAAAAGAAAAAGCCATGGTTTTTTTGTAGCCTATTTTTTTAATCAATAAAGAAGCTGGGTATCCAAAAATTAAAAATGGAATGAATGTCGCTGCCAGTAGCATATAGCTTTCTGCTGACGAGATGCTTAGTTTACCTTTGAGCACAGGAATCAGATAGGAGTTGATGCCGAGTGCAAATCCGATAGAAAAAAACATAAGCCCAATGAATGCGAGCGGAACTACGTAGTTTTGTTTACTTGTATTAGTCATACTTCAAGTTATAAATGTTAATAATTTTTAATCTAAAAAATGATTAGCAATTTAAGAAAAACTTTTGATTTTACTCCATTAAGAATTTGCTTAAATTTTAACGAAAATTTAAAATGATTTTAAAATACTTCTCTTTTTCAAAAAAATAGATCTTTCCTGTTTTATAATTCAATAGATTTCTTATATTCGCAGCGTAATAAAAAACACTTCAGTTACTTAAATAAAATGATTGGCACAATTGAATTCTTCCACCCAGAAGAAACCTTGATTTACCATGTAGAAAAATCTTTCTGCAAAGTTGTTTTCCTCAGAAAAAAAAATTGTTTAGTCTTAGAAATCGAATCCAGCGAAGATTTAGATCACATGGCCGAAGATTCATTGCAAAATGAATTTCCTAAAGTAATTTTGAATATTGATGATTTCCCTATTTCTTTTGATAATAAGAGAAAACTCATCGGCAATACGATAGAAATTCCCTTCAGTACTGTAGAAGAAGAGGATGAGGATGGTGAAATAGAAGAGATATTCTACACCAATTTGGCCGTAGGACAAGAAGATTATGAGATTGATAACAATCTACTTAAATTCTCTAAAGATGCTCAGGGAAATCTTTTTCTAAACTGGGAAGGCGAAGTACAGGATTTTACTCAGTCGACAGATGAGCTAGTGAAATTTAAGGTAAAGTGTAGCTTGGCTGACCAGAAAATTCAAATCAAAGAAGATTTTTACGCCGAAAGTAAGTAATTTTTTTTAAGCCTTAAAAAATTTAAGGCTGAATTTCTTTCAGATATTAAAAAAAAATAATTTTCTTTTTTTAAGGCTTAAAAAATTTCAGAATAAGGCAATATTTTGTACTTTTAGTCAAATTTAATTTTTTGACTAATGAAGAGTATTATTCCATTATTTCTGCTATTTTTTTTAGCAGCTTGTTCGACTTCGCAAATCGCGAAAAAAACAACGCCTGAAATTCAAGCAGCAAAAGCAAATTCTATCAAGGATTTTAAAATCATTCCTTTACCCAAAAGCATTACCCCTACAGAAGGGCAGTTTAGCTTAAATTCATCTACACGCATCTTTGCTGAAAAGGGGTTAGCCAAAGAAGCTGATTTTCTTCAATCGTATTTGCAATTACAGACTGGCTTAAATTTATCTGTTGCGGCAAATAAAGCTTCTAAAAATCAAATTGTTTTAAGTTTAGACTCTGGCATTTCTGGTGAAGAGGCTTATACCTTAGCGATTAATCCCAATGAAATTGAAATCAAAGCTTCTACCGCAAAGGGGATTTTCTACGGTATACAAACATTGCGTCAGTTTTTCACTGATGGTTTAAACGCTCCAGCGGGTAAAATCGTTGATGAACCACGTTTTGTTTATCGTGGTATGCATTTAGACGTTGGACGCCATTTTTACCCTGTTTCATTCATCAAAAAATACATTGATATTTTAGCTTTGCACAAGATGAACAATTTCCACTGGCACTTGACTGAGGACCAAGGTTGGCGTCTTGAAATCAAAAAATACCCGAAATTAACTGAAATAGGTGCTTACCGTGCTGAGACAGCTGTTGAGAAAAATTTTCCTCATTCTGGTACAAATCAAGAGTATAAAGGTGACGGCAAAAGATATGGCGGATTCTACACTCAAGAGGAAGCTAAAGAAATTGTAAGATATGCAGCTGAAAGACACATTAATGTGATTCCTGAAATTGAAATGCCTGGACACGCAACTGCTGCTTTAGCGAGTTACCCAGAATTGGGAAATAATACTGGTCCTTATGAAGTCATCAAATGGTGGGGCGTCTTTGACCAAATTTACGCACCTAAAGAGGAAACTTTTAAATTTTTGGAAGATGTTCTTTTAGAAGTTTTTGAAATTTTCCCGAGCGAATACATCCACATCGGTGGTGATGAAGCGCCTAAGAAAGAATGGAAAAATAGTGCTCAGGCTCAGGCTGTCATCAAAAGAGAAGGGCTAAAAGATGAGCATGAACTGCAAAGTTATTTCATTCAGCGTATGGAAAAATTCATCAATGCCCATGGTAGAAAAATCATCGGCTGGGATGAAATTTTGGAAGGTGGTTTGGCGCCAAACGCTACCGTAATGAGCTGGAGAGGAACTCAAGGTGGAATCCATGCGGCAAAAGAAAATCATGATGTCATTATGACTCCGACTGATTTCTTATACTTTGATTATTACCAAGATAAAAAAGATGCTGAGACCAAAACTCCTTTTGGTATTGGTGGGTTGGTAACTCCTGAGAAAACTTACTCATTTAACCCCATGCCCGAGGAGTTGAGTGCTGATAAGCAAAAGCATATTCTAGGTGCACAAGGAAACATCTGGACTGAATACATCAAAGATGGAAATCATGTTGAGTATATGCTGTTACCAAGATTAGGTGCTTTGTCTGAAGTCGACTGGACGCCTAATGAGCTAAAAAATTATAAAGATTGGAAAAATAGAATGCAAAATTTGAAATTCATTTATGATAAAATGGATTTAAACTATGCTCCTTATATTTTTGAATAATTTTTTAAGGCTTAGAAAAAATTTGAAATCCGTAGTTTTATTAGGCTACGGATTTTTTTTCAATCCAAATTTGAATTATCGAGATAAATAAAATTTTATTAAGCCTTAGAAAAAAATCATCTTAATTCCTTTGGAATTTTAGCCACTGGTATCGGGTTTACTTTATGCTGCATTGCTTTATTCAATCGCTGAAAAATGGCTAAAACTTCTTTTTGCCGTTCAGTTAAATCAGTCGGTTTTTTTTGACTTCCCAGCAGCACATTCATTGCCCATTCCAACTCATCGTAGCTAGCGCCAATTTGGTCTTCATCGGTTCGATTATCCTCCCACAGGCCATCAGTGGGTTTTGCTTGCTGAATGCTTGATATAATGTTTAGTTCTTTTGCTATTTCATAAACTTCACTTTTCATCAAATCCGCAATGGGCGAAATATCAACTCCTCCGTCACCATATTTAGTAAAGAAGCCAACACCAAAATCTTCAATTTTATTTCCCGTGCCAGTAACCAAGTAATGGTGAATTCCAGCGTAATAATATAGTGTTGCCATTCTCAGTCGTGCTCGGGTATTGGCCAAGCTCAACAAAGTTTGCTCTTGATTCTCTGGCTCTACAACTTTTACAAATTCATCAAAAGTTGAAGTCAAATCCAAACTTAAACTTTCTACATTATCAAATTTACTTTTCAGCCAAGTTATATGCTCTAGCCCCCGACTTTGTTGGTCTTTTTTTTGATGAATTGGCATGTCGATAACTAGAGTAGGCAAGCCTGTTTTGGCCGCCAAAGTGGAGGTTACGGCGCTATCAATCCCTCCAGAAATGCCAATAACTAGACCTTTCTGCCTCGCACTGAGCGTGTAATCTTTCATCCATTGCGTAATAAAATCTATCACCTGATTTGTTCTCATTATTTTCTATTTTTGTAAAAAATCGGTAAGCGTATTTTTCATGAATTTTATGAATAAAATCTCTGCAATAATTGTGCTTTTATGTTTACTCACCAGCTGCGTAAAAGAAAAAAATCCTTGGGCTACCAAAACAAAAATTCAACCTATTGATTTTGAGTGGCATGACATCTCAGCTATTTATTTTGATTTAGCGGTAAGCAATCAAAAATTACAAGAAACTTACCCTGATTTTTTTGGAAACATTCCAGATTCAATTCTTTCAAATAGAAGAGAAGATTCTTTGGCACTTGATTTCCACCGAGAAGTACAGCAAAAAATTTCGCTAAAGCAAGTTCAGGATTCTTTAGCTGATTTGTTTGGTTACATCAAAGATTTTCAGGAAGATTTTGCCGCTCCCAGCGTTTATTCATTTACTGGAGAGATGCCTTATTTGAACCCCATAGCTTACTTTAAGCAAACGCATGATTTGGTTATCGGGTTAGATTGGTTTTTGGGGAAAGAGGAAAATTTATATGAGAAAGTTGGTATCCCACATTATTTGCGCAAGCGCATGGATTTTGAGCAATTTAAGCTCAGAGTTGCTGAGAATATAGCTCGGCAAATGGTTCCGTATGAAATTCATCAGAGAAAATTTTTAGACCAAATAATCTACGAAGGCAAAATTATTGCTCTGATGAAACGGTTTTGCCCGCAGTATTCAGATTCAGAATTATTAGATTATACGGATGAAAGTATGCAATGGCTCAGCGATAACGAGGCAGAAGTTTATCTTTATTTTACCGAAAACGATTTGTTGTTTAGCGATAATCATCAATTGAGCGAAAGATTTATTTACCCTGCCCCATTTTCTAAATTTTATTTGGAAAATGATGCAAATACACCTGGTAGAGTTGGCGTATGGATGGGCTGGCAAATCATTAAAAATTATCTAAAAGATAATTCTGAAATTACTTTAAAAGAACTGATTTACGAAAAACAAAGTGAAGAGATTTTTCAAAAATCAGGATATAAACCTCAATGAAAATGAAAAAATCAGAAAATCAAGAAAAGAAATCTAATATTTCTGTAGAAATTAGTTTAGATGAAAATCATGTACCTGACCGTCTGGAGTGGTCTGCCCCAGATGGCGGCATCAACCATCAGCCTACCAAAGCGGTAATGCTTTCCTTTTGGGATGAGACTAAAAAAGAAGCTTTGAGAATTGATTTGTGGACAAAAGATATGCCTATAGATGATATGAAGATTTTTTTTCATCAAGTTTTTGTTTCGATGTCTAATTCTTATGAGAATGCCACAAGCGACAAAAATACGGCTAAGCTGATTCGTGAATTTGCTGAAACTTATGCAAAAGCTTCTGAAATTATTGATTAATCTAATATCAGATGAAAGAGCTATGGACATTAAATAAACATCTTGCTAAATACAAATGGCGTCTTTTGGTGGGTGTTCTCATCATCATCGTGTTAAATTTTTTATCGGTTTACACGGTTCGTTTTGTTGGTGATGCGATCAACTTTATAGAAGAAATCATTCTAGCAAGAGACAAAGATTCCAAACATATTCAGCAGCTGTTAAAATATGGTGCCATCATTATAGGACTGCCCATCATTGCTGGATTTTTACAATTTTTAATGCGCCAAACATTGATTGTTACTTCTCGCTACATTGAATTCGACTTGAAAAACACCATTTATCAACATTATCAGTTTTTAGATTTAAATTTTTATAAATCCCACCGCATCGGTGATTTAATGAATCGAATCAGTGAAGATGTTGGCTACGTTCGGCAATATTTAGGCCCAGGTATTATGTACCCCATCAATCTTGTTTGTTTAACGATTATTTTAATCGTTGAGATGCTTCGTGTAGATCAGGTCATGACCATTTATACACTCATCTCTTTACCATTTTTATCGGGGTTGGTCTATTTGCTGAGTAGTCACATCAATAAAAAAAGTCAAATCGTGCAAGCAGAGCAATCAAATATTTCTGCCTTTGTACAAGATATTTTTTCTGGTATTCATGTGGTTAAATCCTATAACCAATCCAATACAGTTAAAAGAAATTATAATATAAAAGCAAAAACTTACAAGAAAAAATCTATTGAGCTGGCTAATATTGAGGCTTTCTTCACTCCGCTAATAATTATTGTGATTGGGCTGAGTCAAATTTTAATTCTATACATGGGCGGGATACGCTACATCAAGGGTGAAATTAGCGAAATAGGAACTTTAGCTCAATTTTTCATGTACCTAAATATGCTTATATGGCCATTCACATCATTGGGTTGGGTTTCGATGGTCATTCAACGAGCAGAGGCATCTATGCTACGCATCAATGAGTTTCTCAATACCAAACCTGCTGTTTTCAACACTAATTCTAAAGACTTTCAACTAATAGGTAAAATTGAATTTAGGGATGTTTCTTATACGCATAAAAATACAGGAATTTTGGCCATCAATCACTTAAGTTTTACTTTAATGCCTGGTAAAACTTTAGCTATTTTGGGCAAAACTGGCTCAGGAAAGACAACTTTGGCACAACTCATCGTTCGATTATTTGACCCTGATGAAGGTCAAGTTTTGCTTGATGACCAAGATGTAAAAGATTTAAATTTAGCTTCTCTACGCCAGCAGATTGGGTTTGTGCCACAAGAAGCCTTTTTATTCTCTGACACTTTGGCTGAAAATTTACTTTTTGCTTTGGATGAGAAAGACCTCAGCAAAGCAAAAGAATATGCTAAAAAAGCTGATGTGCATGAGAATATAGTGCATTTTTCTCAAGGTTATGAAACTAAAGTTGGTGAACGCGGCGTTACCTTATCGGGTGGGCAAAAACAGAGAATTTCTATTGCACGCGCTTTAATCAAGCAACCTAAAATTTTAATCTTTGATGATAGTTTGTCTGCCGTAGATACTGAAACTGAGGAAAACATTTTGCAGAACATCAATTCCGAAACAGAAGATAAAACCACGCTCATCATTACTCACCGAGTATCTTCTGCTAAAAACGCTGACCGCATTATCTACTTAGAAAATGGGAGAATTAAAGAAGAAGGGACGCACCAAGAGCTGCTCGAGCTAAATGGGGAGTACCAAAAACTTTATCAGATGCAAATAGAAAATAATACGCATTATTTTAAAGGCTTAGATTAATTTTTTTTAAGCCTTTAAAAATTTTTATTTCATTTTATTCTGTCGAGATATACTTACATTTATCTGAATCATAGCCAAAAAGCCCCTTGGTTTTGATGAAATCCGCAATATCACCTGGCAGACTATCTTCCCAGCCCTCTTTGCATTTAGGGATCTGCTTCAGTATTTCTTTAGAATAAATTTTGAGATAACTTTGATTAAAATCTTCTACATCTATGATTCTACCATTTTTTTTGAAATATTTGTAGAGATCTTTCAAGTTATCATTTACCTTCAGGTTATTACTATTGAGTAGCTCTCCTGTTTCTCTACTAATGTATGGGTAGAGATAAATATTGACATTTCGCTTGAATAATTTCCCAAAGGCTTCCATAATTCCGCCACTTAAGTCTGTGTAATATTTCTCATTAAACACCGCAATTAGATTGTTAACTCCCATTGAAATGCCAATTTGAGTTCTTTCTTTGGTGAAATTAGCAAAGTATTCTACCAATTTATAATATTCTGAAAAGTTAGAAATCAACACATTATAACCTAATCGGCAGAGAATATCAGCACGGTTTAAGAAATCACGCTCATCGATTTCACCTTCTTGACTCAAGTTGCTCAGTGTAATTTCAAACAAAACTTCTAAGTTTTCCTCTGTAATTTCATTATATTGATTTTTAAACATTTTCAAACCTTGGTTGAGCATATCAATGTTTACGTTGGTCACAGGTCTGAAGCTTCCTCTCAATGCAAAAATGTGTTTTTTGTAAAAAATAGAAGCTGGTAAAATATTCATTCCATCTGGGCCAAACATCACGGCTTGCGTCATTCCGTTTCTTAATAAATGTAAACTCATCAATCGATTATCTACATATTTAAATCTTGAACCTGAGAAATTAATCATATCGATTTCAATTTGATCTAAATCCATCATATCATAGAGAGAATCCAGCAGTTTACGTGGATTATCATAATAATAATAGGCTCCGTAAATCAAGTTAATTCCCAAAATACCTAGGGTCTCTTGCTGCAAATGTGCTGTATTTTCTTTGAACCGAACGTGCAAAATAATTTCACTGCACTCCTCTCCTGGTTCTATTTGAAATTTGATTCCGACCCATCCGTGGCCTTTATATTTTTTAGCATAATCTATTGTAGTAACGGTATTGGCATAAGCAAAGAAACGCTGCCCTCTGTGCTGTTCTGCATCTAGGCGTTCTTCTATCAAACGGAATTCATGGCCAAGCATTCGTTTTAAACGTTCTTCAGTCACGTAGCGGCCATCATTCTCCCGCCCATAAATGGAGTCACTAAAGTCTTTGTCATAGGCTGACATGGCTTTGGCTAAAGTCCCACTGGCTCCTCCTGCTCGATAAAAAAAACGAACGGTTTCTTGCCCAGCACCAATTTCAGCAAAAGAGCCATAAATACTTCGGTCTAAGTTAATTTCTAAAGCTTTCTGTTTAGGGGTTAATACTCTTTCCATAAATAAGAAATTTGCAGCTATGTTTTATTTAAGGTAAATTTATCAAATATTATGCGGGACATCAATAATAAAATCATTTTTTTAGGCACAGGAACTTCACAAGGCGTTCCACCCATTGGTTGTACACACCCAGTATGCTTATCTACTAATGCCAAAGACAAAAGATTAAGGAGTTCTATTTTTATTCATTACAAGCAAAAAAAAATATTAATTGACTGCGGGCCCGATTTTCGGCAACAGATGTTACGAAGTCAATTAACCGATGTCGATTTCATTTTAATCACCCACGAGCATAATGACCATATCATCGGTTTAGATGACGTTCGCCCCATTAACTTCAAGCAAAATAAAGATATGCCAATCTATGCATTACCTCGGGTGATGAGGCAACTTAAATCTCGGTTTAATTACGCCTTTGGTGACATCAAATACCCTGGTTTGCCAGCTTTTGAACCTATCGAAATTGGGCTAGAAGCATTCATTGCTGATGGCATTGAAATTACTCCCATAGAAGTTATGCATGGTAAGCTACCCATTCTAGGTTATCGCATAGGAAGCATCGCGTACTTGACAGACGTTAGCCACCTGCCAGCGAAAGAATATAAAAAACTAGAAGATTTAGAAATACTGATTATCAGCTCATTGAGAAAAGAGCCAACACACCATGCTCACATGACTTTAGCCGAATCACTGATCTTGAGCCAAAAAATTAAGGCTAAAAAAACCTATCTAACTCACATAAGTCACATGATGGGATTTCATGAGGATGTGCAACGAGAATTACCAGAAAATGTTTTTTTAGCCTTTGATGAATTATCAATCAGCTTCTAAATATCATCAAATGTAATATCTGTAAATTTATCGACAGAAGAGTCATTTCCTCTCTCATCGCTATTTTCATCATAGCTAGATTGGTGTTTTTCTGAGATGACTTCTTCACCTTTTTCATTCAAAATAAAATCGGTAATTTTATCTAAATGTTCTCTAAAGCCTTCAAAATCTTCTTTATACAAGTAGATTTTATGCTTTTTGAAATAATACGACCCATCATCGTTTGTATTTTTCTTACTTTCAGTTATCGTTAAATAGTAATCACCTGCACGTGTTTCCCTTACATCAAAAAAATAAGTTCTTCTACCTGCGCGCAAAGCTTTAGAATAAATTTCTTCCGCTCCACTTTCATTTTTAATTCCTTCCATCACAAAATAAATTTAAAACTTAAAATTAATATAAAAATATGAAATTAATATAATTTAAACTTTAAAATATTAAAAACTTAAACTTCTATTAAAATTGAACAAATTCAGAAACGCGTGTTCCTATTTTTACAACTTGGTTATTTTCATCAAGCAAAAAGATTGTTGGCGTCGCATTTACGCCATAATCTCTTGCCACTGGGCTATCCCACTTAAGCAAATCACTATCGGTAATAAAGTCTGCTCCCTGAACTAAAGGTAAATAATCTTCTTTAGCTGAATCTAACGCAAAAGAGACAATTTCTCCTCCTTGTTTTTTAAAGTTTTCATAAAAATCTTTGATGAATGGAATTTCATTTCGGCAGTGTGGACACCACGAACCCCAGAAAATCACCATTTTCTTTTTGGCTTTGATTTCATATAAAGATTTTTTTCCTCTTTTCTTTTCCGAGAAGACTATATTTGGTGCTTTTTCACCTACTTTTATTGGTGCTTTTATTGCATTTGCCAAAGCTGAATTTAACTGGCAAGTCAAGCTTTCTGCTTTTTGATTTAAATCATCCGCTACCAAATCAAATCCATTGCCACGCAATAGCGGAATGGCTATTGCCAAAATACTCTGTCCCCGCGAAGTATCTGCCCCTATTGCATCGACAAGCGAATTTAAATTTGTTTTAATTTTTTCATCAGCATCAGCCTTACTCTGCGCTCCCGCCATCGATAATGAAATGTAGGAAACAACAAACTGAGGCAAAAAGCCAAAATTCTCTAACTCTTGTCCA includes:
- a CDS encoding TonB-dependent receptor, whose protein sequence is MERVLTPKQKALEINLDRSIYGSFAEIGAGQETVRFFYRAGGASGTLAKAMSAYDKDFSDSIYGRENDGRYVTEERLKRMLGHEFRLIEERLDAEQHRGQRFFAYANTVTTIDYAKKYKGHGWVGIKFQIEPGEECSEIILHVRFKENTAHLQQETLGILGINLIYGAYYYYDNPRKLLDSLYDMMDLDQIEIDMINFSGSRFKYVDNRLMSLHLLRNGMTQAVMFGPDGMNILPASIFYKKHIFALRGSFRPVTNVNIDMLNQGLKMFKNQYNEITEENLEVLFEITLSNLSQEGEIDERDFLNRADILCRLGYNVLISNFSEYYKLVEYFANFTKERTQIGISMGVNNLIAVFNEKYYTDLSGGIMEAFGKLFKRNVNIYLYPYISRETGELLNSNNLKVNDNLKDLYKYFKKNGRIIDVEDFNQSYLKIYSKEILKQIPKCKEGWEDSLPGDIADFIKTKGLFGYDSDKCKYISTE
- a CDS encoding MBL fold metallo-hydrolase; the protein is MRDINNKIIFLGTGTSQGVPPIGCTHPVCLSTNAKDKRLRSSIFIHYKQKKILIDCGPDFRQQMLRSQLTDVDFILITHEHNDHIIGLDDVRPINFKQNKDMPIYALPRVMRQLKSRFNYAFGDIKYPGLPAFEPIEIGLEAFIADGIEITPIEVMHGKLPILGYRIGSIAYLTDVSHLPAKEYKKLEDLEILIISSLRKEPTHHAHMTLAESLILSQKIKAKKTYLTHISHMMGFHEDVQRELPENVFLAFDELSISF
- a CDS encoding TlpA family protein disulfide reductase is translated as MKNVLIAIASLLVYSVSAQFNIQGQIQNYENQSMKIKTYQDGILTYLDRINTDKKGNFSYHIKENYTGLVVLELLDKNYQLVANNANIYFETNYKDAKNQLNFRDAANLSYQKYLDVEDKKELARNNLKPLKNYYLENTEFSKALEKEIKRIQNLEYPANLPKDLNYFIETKNYLSTVGLAEKSPSEWLSEINQHLQNDGQELENFGFLPQFVVSYISLSMAGAQSKADADEKIKTNLNSLVDAIGADTSRGQSILAIAIPLLRGNGFDLVADDLNQKAESLTCQLNSALANAIKAPIKVGEKAPNIVFSEKKRGKKSLYEIKAKKKMVIFWGSWCPHCRNEIPFIKDFYENFKKQGGEIVSFALDSAKEDYLPLVQGADFITDSDLLKWDSPVARDYGVNATPTIFLLDENNQVVKIGTRVSEFVQF
- a CDS encoding PUR family DNA/RNA-binding protein, with translation MEGIKNESGAEEIYSKALRAGRRTYFFDVRETRAGDYYLTITESKKNTNDDGSYYFKKHKIYLYKEDFEGFREHLDKITDFILNEKGEEVISEKHQSSYDENSDERGNDSSVDKFTDITFDDI